The genome window GGCTTCATTGGAAAATAAGCCTCGGCGTACACCTTGCATAATAGCAATTCCAATCGCTCCACCAGCAGCCTCCTGAAGACCAAACGCTTGTGAGAAAATCAGCTTGAAAACCGCAGGAATTTCAGAAAAATTCGTCACGACAACAAAAAGCGCGACTATTAAATAGAAGACAGCCATAACTGGTACAAGTACTTGCGTAACTTTTACAATTCTATGTACGCCACCAAAAATAATCATGGCCGTTAACGCGACTAACAAAATGCCGATGATATAAGGCTCAATATCAAATGCTTCACCTACAGAAGTTGCAATCGTATTTGATTGTACAGCATTAAAAATAAAGCCAAAGCTTAACGTTAAAAGAATACTAAAAACGATTCCTAATTTACGTTGACCTAAAGCTTTTTCCATATAATATGCTGGTCCACCACGAAACGTATCGCCATCCTTTACTTTGTACACCTGTGCAAGTGTACTTTCAATAAAAGCAGTGGCCATTCCTAATATGGCGATAATCCACATCCAAAATACCGCTCCAGGTCCACCTACGCCGATTGCTAGTGCAACGCCTGTAATATTCCCAGTACCTACACGTGAGGCTGCGCTAATCGTAAAGGCTTGGAACGGAGAAACACCTGAATCTCCATCTCTTTTTTCAACTATTAAACGAAACATCTCAGGAAAAAGTCGAATTTGCACAAACTTTGTGCCGAATGAAAAATACAATCCTGCAACTAATAACAATACAATGAGGATATATGTCCATAAAATATTATTAGCATCATTTACAATATTCGATATCCATTCCATTTGCTTTCCTCCAATCTCAGTACGCTTTAGTCTACACTGTTTTTTTGTAATATATCCACTTTTTGAAAATACTGAAT of Lysinibacillus agricola contains these proteins:
- a CDS encoding alanine/glycine:cation symporter family protein, which codes for MEWISNIVNDANNILWTYILIVLLLVAGLYFSFGTKFVQIRLFPEMFRLIVEKRDGDSGVSPFQAFTISAASRVGTGNITGVALAIGVGGPGAVFWMWIIAILGMATAFIESTLAQVYKVKDGDTFRGGPAYYMEKALGQRKLGIVFSILLTLSFGFIFNAVQSNTIATSVGEAFDIEPYIIGILLVALTAMIIFGGVHRIVKVTQVLVPVMAVFYLIVALFVVVTNFSEIPAVFKLIFSQAFGLQEAAGGAIGIAIMQGVRRGLFSNEAGMGSVPNAAATANTSHPAKQGLVQSLGVFFDTIMICTATAFIIILAGLYNTGESDGIILTQNSLAVHVGGWAPYFIAIAIIFFAFSSIVGNYYYGESNIEFMNAHKGWMFVYRILVLGMVMFGSIAQVQLVWNLADLFMGLMALINIAIIMLLGKIAFLVLDDFTMQRKTGKNPVFYAKSIPTLKNTECWEEDR